DNA from Streptomyces sp. NBC_01476:
GGCTGGTCAGGGCTGGTCAGGGCTGGTCAGGGCCGGTCAGGGCCGGTCAGGGCCGGTCTCGGCCGGTCGGGCTGGTCGCCGTGGGTCAGAAGCGCCCGCCGCCGCCCATCCGGCCACGGGTGCGTCCGCCGCCGAAACTGCCGGGGCCCGGGCCGCCGTAACCACTGCCGTAACCGCCGCCGTACCCCCGGCCACCGCCTCCGCCGCCGAGGATGCCGCCGAGCAGGATGCCGCCGAGGACCGCGCCGCCCATGCCGCCGCCCATGCCGCCGCCCCCGCGCCTGCCCACGCCGAACTCCCCGTAACCGCTGAGGTCCTGCTGGGCGGCGGCCTGCGCCTCGCGGGCCAGCCGGTCCGCCTCCCGGGCGTGCTCCAGCGCCGCAGGGGCGTCGCCCGGCGCGGTCGCCCCGGCCAGCTGCAACCGCCGTTCGGCCTCGGTGAGCCGGGTGCGGGCCTGGCTGCCGATCGCCCCCCGGTGGGTGGTGATCACATCCCGGGCGGCGGCCACCTCGCTGCCGGCGGCCAGCAGGGCCTGCGCCAGCAGCGCCTGGGCCCGCTCCTGCCCGTCCGCCCGCTCCCGGGCCCCGGCGAGCGACCGGTCGAGCCCGGAGTCCGCCTCTTCGACCCGCCGCAGTGCCGCGATCGGGTCGTACCGCCCGGCCGCCAGCTCCATGCGGACGTCGGCGAGTACGGCGTCGGCGCGGCCGATCCGGCCCCGCAGGTCGGCGTAGGCGGTGCCGTCGGCGGGGGCGGCTGCCGGGCCCTCCTCCCGGGTGGCGCCCTTCAGCAGGCCCCTGGCCTCGGCCAGGTCCGCGTCCGTCTCGGCCAGCGCCTCGCGCAACCTGGCGTCGGCCGCGTGGAGTTCCCGCTCACGGCGGGTGACGGAGTCGGCGAGGGTGGCGGCCTGGTCGAGGGCGCTCTCGGCGGCACGGACGTAGACGGCGGCGCGGCTGTGGTCGGTGCCGATGGCCGACTGCGCCTGGTCCAGGCTGGTACGGGCGAAGGCCAGGCGGTCGCGGGCCTCGGCGGGATAGCCGGTGACCGGGTCGAGGGCGGAGTCGGCGTACCGCTCGGCGAGCGGGCCGAGCGCGGCCTCGGCGGCGGCGATCCGGCCGGGCAGGGCGGTGGCGGTGGCCTCGGCCCGCGCCAGCACCTGGGGGGCGTTCGCCTC
Protein-coding regions in this window:
- a CDS encoding TPM domain-containing protein yields the protein MFLTVPIGEARADDPVRLNRSGQITDKVGALGNRSPAVESALDRLYTAHRVQLFVAYVGGFSGRSPQDWANATAMKNGLGRQDLLLAVATHDRQYAVSADQDSGLTQAQLDEVSDAVIEPALRSNDWAGAAAGAAGGYDAVLSGRPVSPPAITPGVADPGGSSTAASNGGGDLWVPVVVVAALVAAGGFLLRRRRAKQLPDRPAPGGAPGWVGPRPKAKQPTPLTPLPELDSQARQLLVATDDAVRTSQEDVGFAAAQFGDDAAKPFGEAVEYAQSELTAAFRIRQKLDDAFPEDDETRRQMLDEILSRCTQANRRLDAESEAFDRLRAMEANAPQVLARAEATATALPGRIAAAEAALGPLAERYADSALDPVTGYPAEARDRLAFARTSLDQAQSAIGTDHSRAAVYVRAAESALDQAATLADSVTRRERELHAADARLREALAETDADLAEARGLLKGATREEGPAAAPADGTAYADLRGRIGRADAVLADVRMELAAGRYDPIAALRRVEEADSGLDRSLAGARERADGQERAQALLAQALLAAGSEVAAARDVITTHRGAIGSQARTRLTEAERRLQLAGATAPGDAPAALEHAREADRLAREAQAAAQQDLSGYGEFGVGRRGGGGMGGGMGGAVLGGILLGGILGGGGGGRGYGGGYGSGYGGPGPGSFGGGRTRGRMGGGGRF